A stretch of the Candidatus Omnitrophota bacterium genome encodes the following:
- a CDS encoding alpha/beta hydrolase, translating into MRKYIAIICGLIFLSGCSVLPIKTTKNYYLEDLYKRINYRTEGRYRVVNIFYATSRDIGRASDGQPDYKPELGKETGYGTLNIRIDPRLKIGTMLPDRIKKNGLIEVQDTKRLAEDNFMKELSEAVNASPHKSVLVLVFGYKDGFEATAMKAAYFSYLLDVNTPVLLFDWPGDQPVDIPGYAKAQSLASASGPYLAGVLAKVVREVKPEKLWIEASSLGCQVTCDAFDRLYEQPDFADQDAEIDHVMLAAPDVSRDQFNDKFKKEFDALSKKMTAYVSSDDGALLMSGVINQDDRLGRMKMRVKDPEQLEEVRGVLYLKSLDPDKFTVIDVTPINSSSFRHGYYLECPEFYDDFYMRILDAKPNVNRCLYLLKFKNGADYWVMQNSR; encoded by the coding sequence TTGCGTAAATATATTGCCATTATATGCGGTCTGATATTCTTATCCGGATGTTCTGTCCTGCCTATCAAAACAACCAAAAACTATTACTTAGAAGACCTGTATAAACGTATAAATTACAGGACGGAAGGCCGTTACAGGGTGGTCAATATTTTTTACGCGACGAGCCGCGACATCGGCCGTGCTTCCGACGGACAACCCGATTATAAGCCCGAGCTCGGTAAAGAGACGGGATACGGAACGCTTAATATAAGGATAGACCCGAGATTGAAGATAGGGACGATGTTGCCGGATCGCATAAAGAAGAACGGGTTGATAGAAGTGCAGGATACAAAAAGATTGGCCGAGGATAATTTTATGAAAGAATTATCCGAAGCCGTCAATGCGTCACCACATAAATCCGTTCTCGTGCTCGTCTTCGGATACAAGGACGGTTTTGAGGCTACCGCGATGAAGGCCGCCTATTTTTCATATCTACTTGATGTGAATACGCCGGTTCTCTTATTCGATTGGCCCGGCGATCAGCCCGTCGATATTCCTGGTTACGCGAAGGCGCAATCTCTGGCTTCCGCCTCCGGGCCATATCTGGCCGGTGTGCTGGCGAAGGTCGTTCGCGAGGTAAAGCCGGAGAAGCTCTGGATCGAGGCGTCGAGCCTCGGTTGCCAGGTAACCTGCGATGCCTTCGATCGTCTTTATGAACAACCCGATTTTGCCGACCAGGATGCCGAGATAGACCATGTAATGCTGGCGGCTCCGGATGTCAGCCGGGACCAATTTAACGACAAGTTTAAAAAAGAATTCGACGCTCTTTCGAAAAAAATGACGGCATACGTTTCCTCCGACGACGGGGCCTTGCTTATGAGCGGGGTGATAAACCAGGACGACAGGCTTGGCCGCATGAAGATGAGGGTGAAAGACCCTGAACAGTTGGAAGAAGTAAGGGGAGTGCTTTACCTGAAATCGCTGGATCCGGATAAGTTTACGGTGATAGATGTAACGCCTATCAATAGTTCGAGCTTCAGGCATGGGTATTATCTGGAATGCCCGGAGTTTTATGATGATTTTTATATGCGCATACTTGACGCGAAGCCAAATGTGAACAGATGCCTTTATCTGTTGAAGTTTAAAAACGGCGCGGATTACTGGGTAATGCAAAATTCGCGATAG
- a CDS encoding flavin reductase family protein: MKKSIGAKTIVFPTPVFVVGTYDKDDKPNVMTVAWGGICCSNPPSVGVAIREATYTYSNIISRKAFTISIPSEKFIKEADYFGVVSGRSGDKFADTKLTPVKSNIVDAPYVGEFPFVVECVMTQAIKLGLHTLFIGEIKDVKADETALGKNGAPDIKKISPAIFDPANRAYYGVGQHLADAFTVKTMQDLSKK, from the coding sequence ATGAAAAAATCCATAGGAGCGAAGACGATCGTTTTCCCAACGCCTGTTTTTGTGGTGGGGACATACGATAAAGACGATAAGCCGAATGTGATGACGGTGGCCTGGGGAGGCATATGTTGTTCTAATCCGCCTTCCGTCGGTGTCGCCATAAGGGAAGCCACTTATACTTATAGCAACATTATCTCCAGAAAAGCCTTTACCATAAGCATTCCCTCGGAGAAGTTTATCAAAGAAGCCGATTATTTCGGCGTGGTGTCCGGCAGGAGCGGAGATAAATTTGCCGATACGAAGCTTACGCCGGTCAAAAGTAATATCGTAGACGCGCCTTATGTCGGCGAATTTCCTTTTGTCGTGGAATGCGTTATGACCCAAGCGATCAAGTTGGGATTGCATACTTTATTTATAGGCGAGATAAAGGATGTGAAGGCCGATGAAACGGCGCTGGGTAAAAATGGAGCGCCGGATATAAAAAAGATAAGCCCGGCTATTTTCGATCCGGCAAACCGCGCGTATTATGGCGTTGGACAACATTTAGCCGATGCTTTTACAGTAAAAACGATGCAGGACTTATCGAAAAAGTAG